Proteins from a genomic interval of Neisseria arctica:
- the leuE gene encoding leucine efflux protein LeuE, which yields MPSENRLTPDFCSENRSGIKKRLRGRLKTSEAKMYGITDVGTYLIGTIAIITLPGPNSMYCLAISAQQGIKAAYRAVAAILLGDIILMLATILGAGTVLKLYPALFHGIKLLGGIYLAYIGWNLLRAAAKKWRFRPSENISAAVPNTVAVQSVFRRALLLSLTNPKAILFFLSFFVQFVDPVYPYPALTFLILAIVLQIVSFTYLSVLILAGSQLVQVFRQHSKISAWGMGLVGMMFIGFAVRMWTAVI from the coding sequence ATGCCGTCTGAAAACCGTTTAACGCCTGACTTTTGTAGCGAAAATAGATCGGGCATAAAAAAGCGGCTTCGAGGCCGTCTGAAAACAAGTGAAGCGAAAATGTACGGTATTACCGACGTGGGCACTTATCTGATCGGCACCATAGCCATTATCACTTTGCCCGGCCCCAATTCCATGTATTGTCTTGCTATCTCTGCACAGCAAGGTATCAAGGCCGCGTACCGTGCTGTTGCCGCCATTTTACTGGGCGATATCATTTTGATGCTTGCCACCATATTAGGGGCAGGTACGGTACTGAAGTTGTATCCTGCTCTGTTTCACGGGATTAAATTGTTGGGCGGTATCTATTTGGCCTACATAGGGTGGAATTTATTGCGTGCGGCAGCGAAGAAATGGCGTTTCAGGCCGTCTGAAAACATTTCGGCTGCCGTGCCGAATACCGTTGCCGTGCAAAGTGTTTTCCGCCGTGCTTTACTGCTGAGCCTGACCAACCCGAAGGCAATACTGTTTTTCTTATCGTTTTTCGTACAATTTGTCGACCCTGTCTATCCGTATCCGGCACTGACCTTTTTGATTTTGGCTATCGTTTTGCAAATCGTGAGTTTTACCTATTTGAGCGTATTGATATTGGCAGGCAGCCAATTGGTGCAAGTTTTCAGGCAGCATAGCAAGATTTCTGCATGGGGCATGGGATTGGTGGGAATGATGTTTATTGGTTTTGCTGTGAGAATGTGGACGGCTGTGATTTGA
- the fabI gene encoding enoyl-ACP reductase FabI, protein MGFLQGKKILITGMISERSIAYGIAKACYDQGAELAFTYVVDKLEERVRKLAAELGSELVFRCDVQSDEEIAQTFTDLAKVWDGLDGLVHSIGFAPREALNGDFLDSISREAFNIAHEVSAYSLPALAKAARPMMQGRNGSIVALSYLGAVRAIPNYNVMGMAKASLEAGIRFTAACLGKEGIRCNGISAGPIKTLAASGIADFSKLLAHVASHNPLGRNVTIEEVGNTAAFLLSDLSSGITGEITYVDGGYSINALNDDDTE, encoded by the coding sequence ATGGGCTTTTTGCAAGGTAAAAAAATCCTGATTACCGGCATGATCTCTGAGCGTTCCATTGCCTACGGCATTGCCAAAGCATGCTACGACCAAGGCGCAGAGCTTGCCTTTACTTACGTTGTAGACAAACTCGAAGAGCGCGTGCGCAAACTGGCAGCAGAGCTGGGTTCTGAGCTGGTATTCCGTTGCGACGTACAAAGCGATGAAGAAATCGCCCAAACCTTCACCGATTTAGCCAAAGTATGGGACGGCCTCGACGGCTTGGTACACTCTATCGGCTTTGCTCCGCGCGAGGCACTCAACGGCGATTTTCTCGACAGCATCAGCCGTGAAGCATTCAATATCGCCCACGAAGTATCCGCCTACAGTCTGCCCGCTTTAGCTAAAGCCGCACGCCCGATGATGCAAGGCCGAAACGGTTCGATTGTGGCCCTCTCCTATTTGGGCGCCGTTCGTGCTATTCCGAACTACAACGTTATGGGCATGGCAAAAGCCAGCCTAGAAGCAGGCATCCGCTTTACCGCTGCCTGTTTGGGTAAAGAAGGCATCCGCTGCAACGGTATTTCTGCCGGCCCGATCAAAACACTGGCAGCATCCGGCATTGCCGACTTTAGCAAACTGCTGGCTCATGTTGCCTCTCATAATCCGCTCGGCCGAAATGTTACCATCGAAGAGGTCGGCAATACGGCTGCCTTCCTGTTATCGGATCTTTCTTCCGGCATTACCGGCGAAATCACCTATGTAGACGGCGGCTACAGCATCAATGCGCTGAACGACGACGATACCGAATAA
- a CDS encoding extracellular solute-binding protein encodes MKKFCALLLLWPVVAHALNGVGLGEPAAYPEGFRHFAYVNPAAPKGGALTLPMPGGFDTLNPFALKGDREAGVAMLTLDQLMVKSYDEPFAMYGLLAEDMRLASDGLSVTFKINPKARFHNGDHVLAKDVAFSFNTLTRDKAAVPIYKFYWADVASVETPALRTVVFRFKRRNAELHMILGELPVFSHKSYPKGLAAAPNTVPIGSGPYRLARTDAGRMSEFRRDADYWAKDLPTRKGMFNFDTVRLRYYRDDSVRIEGIKGGRYDFVQETVARNWARTYPENLLAKRHLQKYEWIHNNTAGMQGFVMNQRRKPFDNLLVRQALVESFDFESINTRLFYGLYQRSNSLFTNSVMAADGRPQGRELALLDEIRGKLPATVFEEDVPQPPVADPVLGVRPNLLKARALLNKAGYRYLNGVLVDDAGNPLVIEFLTPSKTYERITAKWQRDLAKIGIRLNVRVVDSAVYQKRLDDFDYDMTIVVYSNSESPGNEQFNYFSCEAAKTPGSRNWAGVCDPAIEALLPKFTGFTSREELTAAAKALDRVIRHQYILVPNWYSRQHRVIYRNNLHIPENLPKYYSAMSLMLETGWVR; translated from the coding sequence ATGAAAAAATTTTGCGCTTTATTGTTGCTTTGGCCTGTTGTCGCCCATGCCTTAAACGGTGTAGGTTTGGGAGAGCCTGCGGCGTATCCGGAAGGTTTCCGCCATTTTGCATATGTTAACCCTGCGGCACCTAAGGGAGGTGCGCTGACCTTGCCGATGCCTGGTGGGTTCGATACCTTGAATCCTTTTGCTTTAAAAGGAGATAGGGAAGCCGGGGTGGCTATGCTGACGTTGGATCAGCTGATGGTAAAAAGTTATGACGAGCCGTTTGCAATGTATGGTTTGTTGGCAGAGGATATGCGTCTGGCTTCAGACGGCCTTTCGGTTACTTTCAAAATCAATCCTAAAGCCCGTTTTCATAACGGCGACCATGTATTAGCTAAAGATGTAGCATTTTCTTTTAATACGCTTACCCGTGACAAGGCTGCCGTGCCGATATATAAATTTTATTGGGCGGATGTGGCTTCTGTTGAAACGCCTGCACTGCGCACGGTAGTTTTCCGTTTTAAGCGGCGCAATGCCGAGCTGCATATGATATTGGGCGAATTGCCGGTATTTTCTCATAAAAGCTATCCGAAAGGATTGGCCGCAGCACCGAATACTGTGCCGATCGGTTCGGGGCCTTACCGCCTGGCCCGTACGGATGCCGGTCGTATGAGTGAGTTCAGGCGTGATGCCGATTATTGGGCCAAAGATTTGCCAACACGCAAAGGTATGTTTAATTTTGATACTGTGCGTTTGCGTTATTACCGTGATGACAGTGTGCGTATTGAAGGCATCAAAGGCGGACGTTATGACTTTGTGCAGGAAACTGTGGCTAGGAATTGGGCTCGTACCTATCCTGAAAATCTGTTGGCCAAACGTCATCTTCAGAAATATGAGTGGATACATAATAATACTGCCGGAATGCAGGGTTTTGTCATGAATCAACGCCGAAAGCCGTTTGATAATCTTTTGGTAAGGCAGGCATTGGTAGAGAGTTTTGATTTTGAAAGTATCAATACACGTCTTTTTTACGGTCTCTATCAGCGAAGCAATAGTTTGTTTACCAATAGCGTAATGGCGGCGGACGGTAGGCCGCAGGGTAGGGAGCTTGCTTTGCTTGACGAAATACGCGGCAAACTACCCGCAACCGTATTTGAGGAAGATGTACCGCAGCCGCCTGTAGCCGACCCTGTATTGGGTGTTCGTCCTAACTTACTAAAGGCCCGTGCTTTATTGAATAAGGCGGGTTACCGTTACCTTAATGGTGTGTTGGTGGATGATGCGGGCAACCCTTTGGTTATCGAGTTTCTGACGCCCAGTAAAACATATGAGCGTATCACTGCTAAGTGGCAGCGGGACTTGGCAAAAATTGGTATACGTTTGAATGTGCGTGTAGTTGATTCGGCTGTTTATCAAAAAAGATTGGATGATTTTGATTACGATATGACGATTGTGGTCTATTCTAATAGTGAGAGTCCGGGCAACGAACAATTTAATTACTTTAGTTGTGAGGCAGCCAAAACACCGGGCAGCCGCAATTGGGCAGGTGTGTGTGATCCGGCTATTGAGGCTTTGCTGCCGAAGTTTACCGGCTTTACTAGCCGGGAAGAGTTAACGGCGGCCGCAAAGGCTCTTGATAGGGTTATTCGTCATCAATATATTTTGGTACCCAATTGGTACAGTAGACAACATAGGGTTATTTACCGTAATAATTTGCATATACCGGAAAATTTACCTAAATATTACAGTGCAATGAGCTTGATGTTAGAAACAGGATGGGTTCGTTAG
- the mscL gene encoding large conductance mechanosensitive channel protein MscL, with amino-acid sequence MSLKQEFKEFIMRGNVIDLAVGMVIGTAFSGIVKSLVDDVIMPPIGLLLGGVDFSNLFVTLKDGANAPEAGYATLEAAKAAGAVTMNIGLFINTIISFLIVAAAIFMVIKAINKMKKPAVVEEAPAEPSEDIVLLREIRDSLKK; translated from the coding sequence ATGTCTTTAAAACAAGAATTTAAAGAATTCATTATGCGCGGTAACGTTATCGACTTGGCAGTCGGTATGGTTATCGGTACCGCTTTCAGCGGCATCGTAAAATCATTAGTAGACGATGTTATTATGCCCCCGATCGGCTTACTTTTGGGCGGCGTAGACTTTTCCAACCTGTTCGTTACGCTGAAAGACGGTGCCAATGCACCCGAAGCCGGCTATGCAACTCTAGAAGCCGCCAAAGCCGCCGGCGCGGTAACTATGAATATCGGCTTGTTCATCAATACCATCATCAGCTTCCTGATTGTTGCCGCAGCCATCTTCATGGTTATTAAAGCCATCAACAAAATGAAAAAACCTGCTGTTGTGGAAGAAGCTCCGGCTGAACCAAGCGAAGATATCGTTCTGTTGCGCGAAATCCGCGACTCTCTGAAAAAATAA
- the carB gene encoding carbamoyl-phosphate synthase large subunit yields MPKRTDLKSILIIGAGPIVIGQACEFDYSGAQACKALREEGYKVILVNSNPATIMTDPDMADVTYIEPIMWQTVEKIIAKERPDAVLPTMGGQTALNCALDLARNGVLAKYNVELIGATEDAIDKAEDRGRFKEAMEKIGLSCPKSFVCHTMNEALAAQEQVGFPTLIRPSFTMGGSGGGIAYNRDEFLAICERGFDASPTHELLIEQSVLGWKEYEMEVVRDKNDNCIIICSIENFDPMGVHTGDSITVAPAQTLTDKEYQIMRNASLAVLREIGVDTGGSNVQFAVNPANGEMIVIEMNPRVSRSSALASKATGFPIAKVAAKLAVGFTLDELRNDITGGRTPASFEPSIDYVVTKIPRFAFEKFPAADDRLTTQMKSVGEVMAMGRTLQESMQKALRGLETGLCGFNPKTEDKAEIRRELANPGPERILYVADAFRVGFSKEEIHEICAIDPWFLAQIEDIVAEEQKVASGSLQDLDYAVLRRLKRKGFADKRLAQLLGVSEKEVREHRYGLNLHPVYKRVDTCAAEFQSDTAYLYSTYEEECEARPSEKRKVMILGGGPNRIGQGIEFDYCCVHAALALRESGFETIMVNCNPETVSTDFDTSDRLYFEPLTLEDVLEIVKKENPWGVIVHYGGQTPLKLANALVENGVNIIGTSADSIDAAEDRERFQKVLNDLGLRQPPNRIAHNEEEALVLAEEIGYPLVVRPSYVLGGRAMQVVHSQEQLKTYMREAVQVSEDSPVLLDFFLNNAIEVDVDCVSDGQEVVIGGIMQHVEQAGIHSGDSGCSLPPYSLSQEIQDEIRRQTKAMAEALNVVGLMNVQFAVQDGVVFVLEVNPRASRTVPFVSKATSVPLAKVGARAMAGISLKEQGVEKEVIPDFYAVKEAVFPFIKFPGVDTILGPEMRSTGEVMGVGATFGEAYLKSQLGAGERMPATGKVFLAVRDEDKPYIVKTAKNFQALGYGVCATRGTAAYLAEHGITVQVVNKVLEGRPHIVDAIKNGEIALVVNTVGSDAQSVADSHSIRRTALTARVPQYTTVAGGEAMSEGVKSLNTLGVYSVQELHGRLKK; encoded by the coding sequence ATGCCAAAAAGAACCGACCTAAAATCCATCCTCATTATCGGCGCCGGCCCCATCGTGATTGGCCAGGCCTGTGAATTCGACTATTCCGGTGCGCAAGCGTGCAAGGCTTTGCGCGAGGAGGGCTACAAAGTCATTCTCGTCAATTCCAACCCCGCCACAATTATGACCGACCCCGATATGGCCGATGTTACTTACATCGAGCCGATTATGTGGCAAACCGTTGAAAAAATCATTGCGAAAGAACGTCCTGATGCGGTACTGCCGACTATGGGTGGACAGACTGCGCTCAATTGCGCGTTAGATTTGGCGCGTAACGGTGTATTGGCCAAATACAATGTTGAGCTGATCGGTGCAACGGAAGACGCGATTGATAAAGCGGAAGACCGTGGCCGTTTTAAAGAAGCTATGGAAAAAATCGGCCTGTCTTGCCCGAAATCTTTTGTCTGCCACACCATGAATGAAGCGTTGGCGGCGCAAGAGCAGGTGGGTTTTCCTACGCTGATCCGTCCGTCTTTCACCATGGGTGGTTCAGGTGGTGGTATTGCCTATAACCGCGATGAGTTTTTGGCAATTTGCGAACGCGGTTTCGATGCGTCGCCTACCCATGAATTGCTGATTGAGCAATCGGTTTTGGGTTGGAAAGAATATGAAATGGAGGTGGTGCGCGACAAAAACGACAACTGCATCATCATCTGTTCGATTGAAAACTTTGACCCGATGGGCGTACATACCGGCGACAGCATCACCGTTGCGCCTGCACAAACGCTGACCGACAAAGAATACCAAATCATGCGTAATGCATCTTTGGCAGTATTGCGTGAAATCGGTGTGGATACCGGCGGTTCGAACGTACAGTTTGCGGTGAATCCGGCTAATGGTGAAATGATTGTGATTGAGATGAATCCGCGCGTGAGCCGTTCTTCCGCGTTGGCTTCCAAAGCCACGGGCTTCCCAATTGCGAAGGTGGCGGCTAAATTGGCGGTAGGTTTTACGCTGGATGAGTTGCGTAACGACATCACTGGCGGACGTACGCCGGCATCGTTTGAGCCGAGCATTGATTATGTGGTAACCAAAATCCCACGTTTTGCCTTTGAAAAATTCCCTGCCGCCGACGATCGCCTGACTACGCAAATGAAATCGGTGGGCGAGGTGATGGCAATGGGGCGTACCTTGCAGGAGTCCATGCAGAAAGCCTTGCGTGGTTTGGAAACCGGCTTGTGCGGCTTTAACCCGAAAACCGAAGACAAAGCTGAAATCCGCCGCGAGCTGGCTAACCCCGGCCCCGAGCGTATCTTGTATGTAGCCGATGCGTTCCGTGTTGGTTTCAGCAAAGAAGAAATCCATGAAATTTGTGCTATTGATCCATGGTTTTTAGCGCAAATCGAAGACATTGTAGCCGAAGAGCAAAAAGTGGCTTCGGGTAGCCTGCAAGATTTGGATTATGCCGTCTTACGCCGTCTGAAACGTAAAGGCTTTGCCGACAAGCGTTTGGCACAATTGTTGGGCGTGAGCGAGAAAGAAGTACGCGAGCACCGCTATGGTTTGAACCTGCATCCGGTATATAAGCGCGTGGATACCTGCGCGGCAGAATTCCAATCGGATACGGCATATCTGTATTCTACCTATGAGGAAGAATGCGAAGCGAGGCCGTCTGAAAAACGGAAGGTGATGATTCTCGGCGGCGGCCCCAACCGTATCGGCCAGGGTATCGAGTTCGATTATTGCTGCGTGCATGCGGCACTGGCTTTGCGCGAGTCGGGTTTTGAAACCATTATGGTGAACTGTAACCCCGAAACCGTATCCACCGATTTCGATACTTCAGACCGTCTTTATTTCGAACCGTTGACCTTGGAAGACGTATTGGAAATCGTTAAAAAAGAAAACCCGTGGGGCGTAATCGTGCATTACGGCGGCCAAACCCCGCTGAAACTGGCCAATGCTTTGGTCGAAAACGGTGTGAATATTATCGGTACGTCGGCCGACAGTATTGATGCCGCCGAAGACCGCGAGCGCTTCCAAAAAGTATTGAACGATTTGGGTTTGCGCCAACCGCCTAACCGTATTGCCCATAATGAAGAAGAAGCATTGGTGTTGGCCGAAGAAATCGGCTATCCGCTGGTGGTACGCCCGTCTTACGTATTGGGCGGTCGCGCTATGCAAGTAGTGCATTCGCAAGAGCAGCTGAAAACCTATATGCGTGAGGCTGTGCAGGTGTCGGAGGATAGTCCGGTATTGTTAGACTTTTTCTTGAATAATGCGATTGAAGTGGATGTGGACTGCGTTTCAGACGGCCAAGAAGTTGTAATTGGTGGAATTATGCAGCACGTTGAGCAGGCGGGTATCCATTCGGGCGATTCGGGCTGTTCGCTGCCGCCGTATTCGCTGTCCCAAGAAATTCAAGACGAAATCCGCCGTCAAACCAAAGCTATGGCCGAGGCTCTCAATGTGGTCGGGTTGATGAATGTGCAGTTTGCGGTGCAAGACGGTGTGGTATTTGTATTAGAAGTGAATCCGCGTGCTTCGCGTACCGTACCATTCGTATCGAAAGCCACTTCAGTTCCCTTGGCTAAAGTTGGAGCGCGTGCTATGGCAGGTATCAGCTTGAAAGAACAAGGCGTGGAAAAAGAAGTCATTCCTGATTTTTATGCCGTTAAAGAAGCCGTATTCCCATTTATCAAATTCCCCGGTGTCGATACCATTTTAGGGCCGGAAATGCGCTCTACCGGTGAGGTCATGGGTGTGGGGGCGACCTTTGGCGAAGCCTATTTGAAATCCCAATTGGGGGCGGGCGAGCGTATGCCCGCCACTGGTAAGGTATTTTTGGCCGTGCGCGACGAAGATAAACCGTATATCGTCAAAACAGCGAAAAACTTCCAAGCTTTGGGTTACGGCGTATGCGCCACCCGCGGTACTGCTGCTTATCTGGCCGAGCACGGTATCACTGTGCAGGTGGTGAACAAAGTATTGGAAGGCCGTCCACACATTGTCGATGCGATTAAAAACGGTGAAATCGCTTTGGTAGTGAATACCGTAGGCAGTGATGCGCAATCGGTAGCTGACAGCCATAGTATCCGTCGCACTGCGCTGACAGCGCGTGTTCCCCAATATACTACCGTGGCGGGCGGTGAGGCGATGAGCGAAGGGGTGAAAAGCCTGAATACACTGGGTGTATATAGTGTGCAGGAATTACATGGCCGTCTGAAGAAATAA
- the carA gene encoding glutamine-hydrolyzing carbamoyl-phosphate synthase small subunit codes for MTTPAILVLADGSVFHGTSVGYHGTTSGEVVFNTSMTGYQEILTDPSYCKQIVTLTYPHIGNTGTNGEDVESRAVYAAGLIIRDLPLLHSNFRAEESLQDYLVRNQTVAIADIDTRRLTRILRDKGAQAGAILTGADATEEKASELITAFGSMVGKDLAKEVTCQSQYEWTEGEWKLGEGFKQPTNQPYHVVAYDFGVKTNILRMLADRGCRLTVVPAQTPAQTVLDMNPDGVFLSNGPGDPEPCDYAIAAIQSILQAKKPVFGICLGHQLLGLACGAKTSKMPFGHHGANHPVQDLDSGRVMITSQNHGFQVDETSLPANVRVTHRSLFDGTVQGIELTDQAAFSFQGHPEASPGPHDVAYLFDKFIDSMQAARG; via the coding sequence ATGACAACGCCCGCAATTCTCGTTTTGGCAGACGGCAGCGTGTTTCACGGCACCTCTGTCGGCTATCACGGCACCACTTCAGGCGAGGTGGTTTTCAATACATCCATGACCGGCTATCAGGAAATTCTGACCGATCCTTCTTACTGTAAACAAATCGTTACTCTGACTTATCCGCACATCGGCAATACCGGCACCAACGGAGAAGACGTAGAAAGCCGCGCTGTTTATGCCGCCGGTTTGATTATCCGCGATCTTCCGCTGCTGCATAGTAACTTCCGTGCCGAGGAAAGTCTGCAAGACTACTTAGTGCGTAACCAAACCGTTGCGATTGCCGATATTGATACCCGCCGTCTTACCCGTATCTTGCGCGACAAGGGTGCACAAGCGGGTGCTATTCTAACGGGAGCGGATGCTACTGAAGAAAAGGCGAGCGAATTGATCACTGCATTTGGTAGTATGGTCGGCAAAGATTTGGCTAAAGAAGTAACCTGCCAAAGTCAATACGAATGGACGGAAGGCGAATGGAAATTGGGCGAAGGTTTCAAACAGCCCACCAATCAACCTTACCATGTTGTTGCTTACGACTTCGGTGTTAAAACCAATATCTTGCGTATGCTGGCTGATCGAGGTTGTCGTTTGACGGTTGTGCCTGCGCAAACGCCTGCGCAAACTGTATTGGATATGAACCCCGATGGCGTGTTTTTATCCAACGGCCCAGGTGATCCCGAACCGTGTGATTACGCCATTGCCGCCATCCAAAGTATTTTGCAGGCGAAAAAGCCCGTATTCGGCATTTGCTTAGGGCATCAGCTTTTAGGCTTGGCTTGCGGAGCCAAAACCAGCAAGATGCCTTTCGGTCATCATGGTGCTAACCATCCCGTACAGGATTTGGACAGCGGTCGCGTGATGATTACAAGCCAAAACCACGGCTTCCAAGTAGATGAAACCAGCCTGCCTGCCAATGTGCGCGTGACCCACCGCTCATTGTTTGATGGCACTGTGCAGGGTATCGAGTTGACCGACCAAGCGGCATTCAGCTTTCAAGGTCACCCCGAAGCCAGTCCCGGCCCGCACGATGTAGCCTACCTGTTTGATAAATTTATCGACAGCATGCAAGCAGCGCGCGGATGA
- a CDS encoding class I SAM-dependent methyltransferase: MSNTLPPASATALAASQALTTHIREDICRNQGWIPFSRFMEMALYTPLYGYYTGGAHKIGPAGDFITAPTLSPLFGQAIAKQLQALLPQTDGNIYEFGAGTGALAATLLQNLSDGLKNYYIIEVSPELADRQRQYITETVPPEAAAKVYHLSTLPEQFNGIIIGNEVLDAIPCEVVRHDPDGFKQMGVSCENDHFEWHPRPLPEFLRAAAANYFPEQIYPYTSELHPAQYAFTHTIGQKLKRGAVIFIDYGFDAAQYYHPQRQQGTLIGHYRHHTIHDPFFHIGLTDLTAHVNFTDIAQAGTDAGMDLIGYTTQANFLLNLNITGLLENTDPSSADYIRHAATLHKLIGQHEMGELFKVIAFGRDIDPDWQGFSHGDICHKL; encoded by the coding sequence ATGTCAAATACACTTCCTCCCGCATCTGCAACAGCCCTTGCCGCCAGCCAAGCCCTCACTACCCATATCCGTGAAGACATCTGCCGCAATCAAGGTTGGATTCCATTTTCCCGCTTTATGGAAATGGCACTCTACACGCCTCTATATGGCTATTACACAGGCGGTGCCCATAAAATCGGCCCGGCCGGCGACTTCATTACCGCGCCCACACTCTCCCCGCTCTTCGGGCAAGCCATAGCAAAACAGTTGCAGGCTTTATTGCCTCAAACCGACGGTAACATTTATGAATTCGGCGCGGGGACAGGTGCTTTAGCCGCTACATTGCTGCAAAACCTTTCAGACGGCCTGAAAAATTATTACATTATTGAAGTCTCACCTGAGCTGGCCGATCGTCAGCGCCAATACATCACTGAAACCGTTCCTCCCGAAGCTGCGGCCAAAGTCTACCATCTAAGCACCTTACCCGAACAATTCAACGGTATCATTATCGGAAACGAAGTACTGGATGCCATACCGTGCGAAGTCGTACGACATGACCCGGATGGCTTCAAACAAATGGGGGTTTCTTGCGAAAACGATCATTTCGAATGGCACCCCCGCCCGCTACCCGAATTCTTGCGCGCAGCGGCCGCCAATTATTTTCCCGAACAAATATATCCGTACACCAGCGAATTGCATCCAGCCCAATACGCATTCACCCACACTATTGGTCAAAAGCTCAAGCGGGGAGCGGTGATTTTTATCGACTATGGCTTCGATGCCGCCCAGTATTACCACCCTCAAAGACAACAAGGCACCTTGATCGGTCACTACCGACATCACACCATACATGACCCTTTCTTTCACATAGGCCTGACCGACCTGACCGCCCATGTCAACTTTACCGATATCGCCCAAGCAGGAACCGACGCAGGTATGGACTTAATCGGCTACACCACCCAAGCAAACTTTCTACTCAACCTCAACATCACCGGCTTACTAGAAAATACCGATCCTTCCTCCGCCGACTATATCCGCCATGCGGCAACCCTCCATAAGCTAATAGGCCAACATGAAATGGGAGAATTATTTAAAGTTATCGCTTTCGGGCGTGATATTGATCCTGACTGGCAAGGATTTTCCCACGGAGATATCTGCCACAAGCTTTAG